The following coding sequences lie in one Silene latifolia isolate original U9 population chromosome 5, ASM4854445v1, whole genome shotgun sequence genomic window:
- the LOC141655828 gene encoding putative inorganic phosphate transporter 1-3, giving the protein MAKTQQLEVLKALDVAKTQWYHFTAIIIAGMGFFTDAYDLFAISLVTKLIGRHYYTEPGPNPSAPGALPINVSAAVNGVALCGTLAGQLFFGWLGDKMGRKKVYGLTLVIMVFSSLASGLSFGNEAKGVMTTLCFFRFWLGFGIGGDYPLSATIMSEYANKKTRGAFIAAVFAMQGTGILVSGVVSLVLASAFENKFKPPTFAEDPIGSLTPESDYIWRVLLMFGAIPAGLTYYYRMQMPETARYTALVAKNAAQAAEDMSKVLNTNIEAEAGKLATITDNEKGQFGLFTKQFAKQYGLRLLGTTSTWFLLDIAFYSQNLFQKDIFTAIGWIPAAKEMSAIREVWKVARAQTLIALCGTVPGYWFTVAFIDVIGRWIIQLMGFLMMTIFMFAIAFPYEYWKQREHRIGFIVMYGLTFFFANFGPNATTFVVPAEIFPARLRSTCHGISAAAGKAGAIVGAFGFLYLSQDKDPAKRDHGYPAGIGKKNSLIVLGVLNFIGMLFTFLVPESKGLSLEEAAGEDDGGQEEE; this is encoded by the exons ATGGCGAAGACACAACAATTAGAAGTGCTCAAGGCACTTGACGTAGCAAAAACACAGTGGTACCATTTCACGGCTATTATCATAGCCGGTATGGGATTTTTCACGGATGCATACGATCTTTTTGCCATTTCCTTAGTCACAAAACTCATTGGTCGCCACTACTACACCGAACCAGGCCCTAATCCCTCGGCCCCTGGGGCTCTACCTATCAACGTCTCGGCCGCGGTCAACGGTGTGGCCCTATGTGGGACACTGGCCGGTCAACTCTTTTTCGGTTGGCTTGGGGACAAGATGGGTAGGAAAAAAGTGTACGGTCTTACCCTAGTAATAATGGTTTTCTCGTCCTTAGCATCGGGCCTGTCCTTTGGCAACGAGGCTAAGGGCGTGATGACCACACTTTGTTTTTTTAGGTTTTGGCTCGGGTTTGGAATTGGTGGGGACTATCCACTGTCCGCTACCATCATGTCTGAGTATGCTAATAAGAAGACACGTGGAGCGTTTATAGCGGCTGTGTTCGCTATGCAAGGTACTGGGATCCTCGTAAGTGGGGTTGTCTCCCTTGTACTTGCGTCTGCTTTTGAGAACAAATTCAAGCCACCGACTTTTGCTGAGGATCCGATTGGATCCCTCACGCCCGAATCCGACTATATTTGGCGGGTCCTTCTCATGTTCGGAGCAATTCCTGCCGGCCTCACCTACTATTACCGTATGCAGATGCCTGAGACCGCAAG GTATACAGCCTTGGTTGCTAAGAACGCGGCACAAGCAGCAGAAGACATGTCAAAGGTGTTAAACACGAACATCGAGGCCGAGGCAGGGAAACTAGCAACAATAACGGATAATGAGAAGGGACAATTTGGCTTATTTACCAAGCAATTTGCCAAACAATACGGCCTTCGGTTGCTTGGAACAACAAGTACTTGGTTTTTACTTGACATTGCTTTCTACAGCCAAAATCTCTTCCAAAAAGACATATTCACCGCAATCGGATGGATCCCAGCTGCCAAAGAAATGAGCGCGATTAGGGAAGTCTGGAAGGTGGCCCGAGCCCAAACCCTAATCGCGCTTTGTGGTACCGTCCCAGGGTACTGGTTCACGGTCGCCTTCATTGATGTGATTGGTAGGTGGATCATCCAACTTATGGGTTTCCTAATGATGACAATCTTCATGTTTGCAATTGCTTTTCCGTACGAATACTGGAAACAAAGGGAACATCGTATCGGATTTATTGTTATGTACGGGTTGACTTTTTTCTTTGCCAACTTTGGACCCAATGCGACCACATTTGTTGTCCCAGCCGAGATTTTCCCGGCCAGGCTAAGGTCCACCTGTCACGGTATATCAGCCGCGGCAGGTAAGGCAGGGGCTATAGTTGGAGCATTCGGGTTTTTGTACTTGTCCCAAGATAAAGACCCTGCAAAGAGGGATCACGGGTACCCGGCCGGGATCGGGAAAAAGAACTCTTTGATTGTGCTTGGCGTGCTCAATTTCATTGGTATGTTGTTCACATTCTTGGTGCCGGAGTCTAAGGGACTGTCCCTAGAAGAGGCGGCCGGCGAGGACGACGGTGGTCAGGAGGAAGAGTAA